In Formosa haliotis, the sequence TTACCCTTCATTATTAAACCCAACCATCATTACATCTACAGTAGGACACGGTAATACTAACGGATACCGTAGTATAAATGCCTTTGAATATAACGGTAGTGTATATCAAGCAAACCAAAGCGATCCTGAAGGTTCTCACATCTTAAAAATCAATTCTAACAATGAATATGACAACGAATACGTATTTAATTTAGATGATGCTTTAGGTGTACAAGGTGCTTATATTTTAGCCTGGAGACCTGCTGAAAATGGTAAAGCTGTTATCGCTTACCGTCATGATGGATCTGCAGAGGGAGTTGCTGGACCTCAAGGGTTCTTTGCTCTTGCCGATTTAAATGCTAGAACTGCACAAAAAATTGACGCTATTCCTTACGATCAAGATTTCTACTTATTCCAATATCAAGGTTTTGTAGTAGACGGAACAGAGATATATTTAACTCAAGCTCCTGTTGGAAAGAATGGAAACATTTATGTTGTTGAAACAGAAACTGGAGAAGTAACTAAAGGAGCAGAATTAGTAAATACAACAGGAAGTCATTTCATTGGTGTATTCTAGACCAAGATCTGAATAAAAAGATGGATAACTAATTCCATTTATTTTGTCCCAATCACTTCAATTAATTTCACTAAAAAAGCCTCTCAAACAATATGTTTGAGAGGCTTTATAATTTTATAAAAAAGGTGAATTATAAACTACAGCTTGTAATTTCTGTAACACGTAATGTATTAACCATTCCTTTATCTTGAATTGGCATTGCTGCTAAACTAATTAACATATCGCCTTCTTCTAAGTAGCCTTTTTCGCAAGCTAACTTGTTTACATCTTCAATAGTCTCATCTGTACTAACAAACTTATCATAGTAAAACGCTTTAACACCCCATAGTAAATTTAATTGGGTTAAAATTCGCTTGTTAGAAGTAAAGACTAAAATGTGAGCTGATGGTCTCCAAGCCGAAATTTGGAATGCCGTATACCCACTATTTGTTAATGTAGAAATAGCTTGTGCATTTATTTCGTTTGCCATATTAGCAGCATGGAAACAAATCGATTTTGTAATATAACGCTTAGTACGAATATGTGGAGGCGATTGTGGCACTTTAATAAGTGGTGAATCTTCTACACTCTTAATAATATTCGACATTTGTCTGATAACCTGAACAGGATATTGCCCTACAGAAGTTTCTCCAGAAAGCATAACCGCATCAGCACCATCCATAACCGAGTTTGCAACGTCGTTTACTTCGGCACGTGTTGGGGTTAAACTAGTAATCATGGTTTCCATCATCTGGGTCGCAATAATTACCGGGATTCTAGCTTTTTTAGCACATAACACCAATTGCTTTTGGATTAATGGCACTTCCTCTGCTGGAATTTCTACACCTAAATCTCCACGAGCAACCATTAAACCATCACAATACGCAACAATTTTATCGATATTTTCTACGGCTTCTGGTTTTTCAATTTTAGCAATAATTGGAATTTTATAATCACTGTGCTCTTTTATAAGCTCTTGTAGTTGCATTAAATCTTCTGCATGACGCACAAAAGATAAAGCCATCCAATCTACTTTTTGAGAAATTGCAAAAATAGCATCTTCTATATCTTTTTCTGTAAGTGCTGGTTGCGAGATATTCGTATTTGGAAGGTTAACACCTTTTTTAGAACGCAATGGTCCTCCTTGAATAACTTTGGCCTTAACTTCGTCTACGTCGTTTGTAGAAACCACTTCGAAGATAAGTTTACCATCATCTAATAAAATACGTTCTCCAGCTTTTGCATCTTGAGGAAACTGCTTATAAGTCATGTAAACACGCTCTTTAGTTCCTTCAAAACGTTCGCCAGTAGCGAAAATAATCTCGTCTCCTGGGTTTACAAAAACCTCGCCTTTCATTACACCTACACGTAACTTCGGACCTTGTAAATCTCCTAAGATTGCAGCATTGTAACCGTATTCTTCATTTAATTCTCGAATCATTTTAATACGCTCAGCAACATCTCCATAATCTGCGTGAGAAAAATTAATTCTAAACACATCGGCACCTTCGTCTAACATGCCTTTTAAAACTTCTTTCGTACTCGTTGCTGGCCCTAGGGTGGCCACTATTTTGGTTTTCTTTCTTTTCAACATTAATTAAAAATTAAATTGTCTTTAGATTTTAACTGATCCACATTTACCGTATATGTTGTAATAACTTGAGGTATTTGTTGGATTTTATTTACTATTATTTGTTCACTTATTTGTAAGTCTTCCTTCGTAATCTTCATTAAATAATCTACATTTTTTAACTCAGGTATTAAGTTGTAAGACTTTATAATCTTTTCTTGATTGGTAAATAGCGATCCAGAACTTTGTAAACTGTCTTCTTCTCGTTTACAGATATTAGAAACCAAATTATAGGTTATTAAATTTGATTTATCCTTCCATTCAAAAATGGAATACGCAGCCGAGAAATATTCGTAATCTATATCTTGGGCTCGTCTTGTTAGACTTAAATTTAAATTTTTATTTAAATAATAAGCTAATCTATAATCTTCTAACCGACTATGTATAGCAATTAAAATATAATCTATTTCGTCTAAAAAGTCTTCAAGATTAAGTTTATGTATCGCCATAAAAGTTAAAATAATTAAACAAAGGTAACATTTATTAACATAAATAAATGACCTTTTAACTTAAGTTAGTGTTATATTTTTACGAAAACGATATAGTTTATGCGAATTATTAAATAAAACCGTAACTATTTGGAAAAGAAACTAGTTTAATTTTGTAATTTCTTTTTGAAAAACAAAAAAGGCACGTTTAGAAGCTTTTTCTTCAGCTTTCTTTTTCGAAGTTGCACGCGCTTTAGCCACCACTTTATTGTCTATGGTTAGCTTAACAGCAAAATGTCTTACATCGTCATTTCCTGTATCGTCGTACACATTATAATCGAAAGTTTTCTTTTCTTTTTGGCACCATTCAATAAGTAAACTTTTATAGCTTATTACTTTTCCTTCTAGTTTTTCTATATCTACAAAAGGAATAATAATGCGCTTATGTATAAACTTCTCGCAATATTTATAACCACGATCTAAATAAATAGCACCTACTAAAGCTTCAAACAGGTTACCGTGTATGTTGTCGCCAAATTGACCTTTAGGAATTTTACTTTCAACTAAGTCTATCAAGTTTAAATCGCGACCCAATTCATTTAAATGCTCGCGACTCACAATTTTAGACCGCATTTTAGTTAAATATCCTTCGTCTCCTCCTGGAACTTCTGTATATAAATGCGAAGCAATTACGGCGCCCAGCATGGCGTCTCCTAAGAATTCTAAACGTTCATAATTTATAATATTTCCCTTTTTGTCTCGAATATTCATAGACCTATGGGTAAAAGCAGTACGATAATAGCTTTCGTTTTTGGGTTTAAACCCAAGTATTTTGGTAAGAGAAATAAAAAAATTCCCGCTCTTTTTAAAACGGGAATTTAATATGTTACGAATGTTTTTCATTCGAGTTTAATCTAATTTTCTGAATAATACACAAGCGTTGTGACCGCCAAATCCGAACGTATTACTCATAACCACTTTAACATCGCGCTTCTGTGCTTTGTTAAGTGTTAAATTTAATTCTGGATCAATTTTTTCATCAAAAACCTCATGGTTAATTGTTGGTGGCACAACACCATGCTCCATTGCTAAAATAGCAGCAATAGCCTCAATAGCGCCGGCAGCTCCTAACAAGTGACCAGTCATAGATTTTGTTGAATTAATATTGATGTTTTTAGCGTGCTCACCAAAAACTTCAGTAATTGCTTTTAATTCTGCAACATCACCAAGTGGCGTAGACGTACCATGTGTATTGATATGGTCTACATCTTCAGGTTTCATTCCTGCATTTTCTAAACAATTTCGCATTACAGCCATAACGCCTATACCTTCTGGATGTGGTGCCGTCATATGATGTGCGTCAGATGACATACCTCCACCCATAACTTCTGCATAAATTTTAGCGCCTCTTGCTTTTGCGTGCTCGTATTCTTCAAGAATAATAGCCCCTGCACCTTCTCCTAATACAAAACCATCTCGGGTTGCGTCAAAGGGTCTAGATGCCGTTGTTGGACTTTCATTTCTTGTCGATAAAGCATGCATGGCATTAAAGCCACCCATTCCTGCAATAGTTACAGCAGCTTCACTTCCTCCAGTGACTATAACATCGCACTGACCTAAACGAATGTAGTTTAGAGCATCAATCATAGCGTTTGCAGAAGAAGCACATGCCGAAACTGTAGTATAGTTAGGTCCCATAAATCCATTCTTAATAGATATGTTACCTGGTGCTATATCTGCAATCATTTTAGGTATGAAGAACGGATTGAAACGTGGCGATCCATCTCCCGCAGCAAAGTTTAATACTTCGTTTTGGAAAGTTTCTAAACCACCAATACCTGCTCCCCAAATTACACCTACTCGTAATTTGTTTACGGCCTCAAGATCTAATTTAGAATCTAAAATAGCTTCGTCTGAAGCTACCATAGCATACTGAGTAAACCGGTCCATTTTACGAGCCTCTTTTCTGTCAAGAAAATCGGTAGGATTAAAGTTTTTTAATTCGCAAGCGAATTTTGTCTTGAACTTCTCAGTATCAAAATATGTTATAGGAGCAGCACCACTTTTTCCACTAATTAGACCTTCCCAATATTCATCCTTGGTGTTTCCAATTGGTGTAAGTGCTCCTAAACCTGTAACTACAACTCGCTTTAGTTCCATAAAAATCTTTTTCCTTATTTAGCAGCTTCTATGTATGATATAGCTTGACCAACTGTTGCAATGTTTTCTGCTTGATCATCTGGAATTTGGATATCGAATTCTTTTTCGAATTCCATAATTAATTCTACAGTATCTAATGAATCTGCTCCTAAGTCGTTCGTGAAGCTAGCTTCAGTTACAACTTCGTTTTCATCAACACCTAATTTGTCTACGATAATCGCTTTTACTCTTGATGCAATGTCTGACATAATCTTTAATTTTAAGTTTTAAATAAGGTGCAAAAATAAAAAACTTTATTTTAAAACACGCTTTTAGTTTAAAAATAGTGAACGTAATTTAATTAATTTAAACCAAAGTGATTTAATTTTGCAGCATAATTATTAATTAATTTCTTTTTTTACTGTTGAATTTATCCCGTTTTAAGTCCTGTATTACAGTGATTATCGCGATTTAAATGCTTCGTAATTTTATAAATATACAACATATGAAACGCATTGTAATTTTTGCATCTGGATCTGGATCTAATGCCGAAAACATAATAAAGTACTTTAATACCACTCAAAATGCATCAGTAAATCTTGTTCTTACTAACAATCCACATGCCAAAGTGCTAGACAGATGCAAAACTCTTGGTGTAAGTGCACTAGCCTTTAATCGTGTTGCGTACTCTAAAA encodes:
- the pyk gene encoding pyruvate kinase, whose product is MLKRKKTKIVATLGPATSTKEVLKGMLDEGADVFRINFSHADYGDVAERIKMIRELNEEYGYNAAILGDLQGPKLRVGVMKGEVFVNPGDEIIFATGERFEGTKERVYMTYKQFPQDAKAGERILLDDGKLIFEVVSTNDVDEVKAKVIQGGPLRSKKGVNLPNTNISQPALTEKDIEDAIFAISQKVDWMALSFVRHAEDLMQLQELIKEHSDYKIPIIAKIEKPEAVENIDKIVAYCDGLMVARGDLGVEIPAEEVPLIQKQLVLCAKKARIPVIIATQMMETMITSLTPTRAEVNDVANSVMDGADAVMLSGETSVGQYPVQVIRQMSNIIKSVEDSPLIKVPQSPPHIRTKRYITKSICFHAANMANEINAQAISTLTNSGYTAFQISAWRPSAHILVFTSNKRILTQLNLLWGVKAFYYDKFVSTDETIEDVNKLACEKGYLEEGDMLISLAAMPIQDKGMVNTLRVTEITSCSL
- a CDS encoding IPExxxVDY family protein; this encodes MAIHKLNLEDFLDEIDYILIAIHSRLEDYRLAYYLNKNLNLSLTRRAQDIDYEYFSAAYSIFEWKDKSNLITYNLVSNICKREEDSLQSSGSLFTNQEKIIKSYNLIPELKNVDYLMKITKEDLQISEQIIVNKIQQIPQVITTYTVNVDQLKSKDNLIFN
- the rnc gene encoding ribonuclease III, producing MKNIRNILNSRFKKSGNFFISLTKILGFKPKNESYYRTAFTHRSMNIRDKKGNIINYERLEFLGDAMLGAVIASHLYTEVPGGDEGYLTKMRSKIVSREHLNELGRDLNLIDLVESKIPKGQFGDNIHGNLFEALVGAIYLDRGYKYCEKFIHKRIIIPFVDIEKLEGKVISYKSLLIEWCQKEKKTFDYNVYDDTGNDDVRHFAVKLTIDNKVVAKARATSKKKAEEKASKRAFFVFQKEITKLN
- the fabF gene encoding beta-ketoacyl-ACP synthase II, with the protein product MELKRVVVTGLGALTPIGNTKDEYWEGLISGKSGAAPITYFDTEKFKTKFACELKNFNPTDFLDRKEARKMDRFTQYAMVASDEAILDSKLDLEAVNKLRVGVIWGAGIGGLETFQNEVLNFAAGDGSPRFNPFFIPKMIADIAPGNISIKNGFMGPNYTTVSACASSANAMIDALNYIRLGQCDVIVTGGSEAAVTIAGMGGFNAMHALSTRNESPTTASRPFDATRDGFVLGEGAGAIILEEYEHAKARGAKIYAEVMGGGMSSDAHHMTAPHPEGIGVMAVMRNCLENAGMKPEDVDHINTHGTSTPLGDVAELKAITEVFGEHAKNININSTKSMTGHLLGAAGAIEAIAAILAMEHGVVPPTINHEVFDEKIDPELNLTLNKAQKRDVKVVMSNTFGFGGHNACVLFRKLD
- a CDS encoding acyl carrier protein; translated protein: MSDIASRVKAIIVDKLGVDENEVVTEASFTNDLGADSLDTVELIMEFEKEFDIQIPDDQAENIATVGQAISYIEAAK